A genomic region of Eucalyptus grandis isolate ANBG69807.140 chromosome 5, ASM1654582v1, whole genome shotgun sequence contains the following coding sequences:
- the LOC104444591 gene encoding disease resistance protein RPV1-like, which yields MEKSSGYEYEVFLSFRGPDTRSDFTDYLYISMIDAGIRAYKDDEELRIGEEIGSQLLHAIEQSKISIPIFSKGYADSTWCLGELLKMVESKNTRRHKIMPIFYDVAPSEVKYQTNHYGNAIVSHANKKRFNDETINKWKAALNEVGALKGWNLQSMPNRGKGEFAKEVVNNVLTELKAAYLEVSDCLVEVDNHADEIMRMIGTHNDETNIVGIYGIGGVGKTTLATIVYNKLSNDFVNYCFISNIRETEIKHLQNQLISNILKKKWPHINDIMEGKKVIEERLCSKKVLLLLDDVDKAFQLDALVQKGEWFGKGSKIIITTRYEGILNVPTLVDGTYKLTCMDFDHSLQLFSKHAFRRDYPLEQYISHSERAINICGGLPLALEIVGSLLSGKEVKEWDAILKELEKFPQEDVQKKLMISIEALNEDQKKIFLDIACFFIGFDKRIVIHMWESCEFLPHQSLGILQQRSLIKIREDNQLWMHDWLRDIGRHFIQQASDKKPEKQQWVWTHTQASEIMEKMQIGGNVCGIDSIEAICLKLDEVSEYSLIKECLARLFNLRFLQVDSKDLDGKTKSCLTQVGHFLCYRCLNFFHTTFGPLILPELRWLSWNYFPMIFKLPNFSPRKLVILDLSMSKITEKWNGWSHIKLAKNLKVLNLTECQKLQKTPDFSFHENLERLILERCESLVQIDPSISHLKKLVFLNLKYCHNLQKLPDEMGALESLMELLLDYTSIEEIPEWRRMKKLEILSLDTCTSLSRFSLVGCTASATKLSLVDIHLTQLPKSIENFNSLIELHLSGSRIEELPNSIGNMKNLKVLKMGNSFVKKLPSAIGMLEKLEELEVGGPYFGGEIPGNIGKLQFLRILVLRSTRISVVPQLPESLITLHFYTFSMEMMPDLSNLLNLRTLQLRVFYAGPSKLEESPSPWWIGRLRMLNFLDLYTSRITSLPSDVVFLSKLKQLLLRCRNLQCLPRLPTNLSYLGIKFCKRIKTTNDLSNLKALLNLEILDCEELIEIQGIEGLENLRTLKLSTLPSLAKLLDLTNLKKLKKIDLNDCTNLLEIQGSPESLEILDITKCFKLQRLPDRSSFKNIRVWYINAPEREIGFD from the exons ATGGAGAAGTCATCAGGATATGAATACGAAGTATTTTTAAGCTTTAGAGGACCAGATACCCGCAGCGACTTTACTGATTACCTTTACATCAGCATGATTGACGCTGGAATTCGGGCATAtaaagatgatgaagagctccGCATCGGGGAAGAGATCGGCAGTCAGCTTCTCCACGCAATTGAGCAGTCAAAGATCTCCATACCAATCTTCTCTAAAGGATATGCTGATAGTACATGGTGCCTTGGGGAGTTGCTCAAGATGGTGGAGAGCAAGAACACAAGGAGACATAAGatcatgcccattttctatgatgttgcACCATCCGAGGTAAAATACCAAACTAACCACTATGGCAATGCCATTGTTTCTCATGCAAACAAGAAGCGATTCAATGATGAGACTATCAATAAGTGGAAGGCTGCTCTCAATGAGGTAGGAGCACTAAAGGGATGGAACCTCCAAAGCATGCCAAACAG AGGCAAAGGTGAATTTGCAAAAGAAGTTGTCAATAATGTTTTGACTGAATTGAAAGCCGCCTACTTGGAAGTATCTGATTGCTTAGTCGAAGTAGACAATCATGCTGATGAAATCATGAGGATGATAGGTACACACAATGATGAAACAAATATTGTTGGAATTTATGGTATAGGTGGTGTGGgaaagacaactcttgccacAATAGTGTACAATAAACTTTCCAATGATTTTGTCAATTATTGCTTCATTTCCAACATCCGAGAAACAGAGATTAAgcatttgcaaaatcagctcatATCTAACATCCTTAAGAAGAAATGGCCACACATCAATGATATCATGGAGGGGAAAAAGGTGATAGAGGAAAGGTTATGCTCTAAAAAAGTTCTTCTTCTACTTGATGATGTTGATAAAGCATTTCAACTTGATGCGCTTGTGCAAAAGGGCGAGTGGTTTGGTAAGGGAAGCAAGATTATCATTACCACTAGATATGAGGGAATTCTTAATGTGCCTACACTTGTTGATGGGACTTACAAACTTACTTGCATGGATTTTGACCATtctcttcaactttttagcAAGCATGCCTTTAGAAGAGATTATCCTCTAGAGCAATACATCTCTCACTCTGAAAGAGCAATAAATATTTGTGGTGGccttcctttagctcttgagaTCGTAGGTTCTCTTTTATCTGGAAAAGAAGTAAAGGAGTGGGATGCCATATTAAAGGAGCTAGAAAAATTTCCTCAGGAAGATGTTCAGAAGAAGTTGATGATAAGCATCGAGGCATtaaatgaagaccaaaagaaaatatttcttgatattgcttgttttttcattggGTTTGATAAAAGAATTGTGATCCACATGTGGGAAAGTTGTGAATTTCTTCCTCATCAATCCCTTGGAATCCTCCAGCAACGATCTTTAATCAAGATTAGAGAAGATAATCAACTATGGATGCATGATTGGTTAAGAGATATTGGAAGACATTTTATACAACAGGCAAGTGATAAGAAACCAGAAAAGCAACAATGGGTGTGGACTCATACACAAGCATCAGAGATTATGGAGAAAATGCAG ATAGGAGGTAATGTTTGTGGAATTGATAGTATAGAAGCAATATGTCTCAAGCTTGATGAAGTATCTGAATACTCCTTGATTAAAGAATGCCTTGCAAGGCTTTTCAATCTAAGGTTCCTTCAAGTGGATAGCAAAGACCTCGACGGAAAGACAAAGTCTTGCCTTACCCAAGTGGGTCATTTCCTATGTTATCGatgcttgaatttttttcatacCACATTTGGCCCACTTATCCTTCCAGAGTTGAGATGGCTTTCATGGAATTACTTTCCTATGATTTTTAAGCTACCCAATTTCTCTCCGAGGAAGCTAGTAATCCTTGATCTCTCAATGAgtaaaatcacagaaaaatggAATGGATGGAGCCACATCAAG TTGGCTAAGAATTTGAAGGTCCTAAATCTGACTGAATGCCAGAAATTACAGAAAACtccagatttttcttttcatgagaATTTAGAACGACTAATTCTCGAAAGATGCGAGAGTTTGGTTCAAATTGATCCATCCATCAGTCACCTTAAGAAGTTAGTCTTCTTAAACTTGAAGTATTGTCATAATCTTCAAAAGCTACCAGATGAGATGGGGGCACTAGAATCTTTAATGGAACTTCTTCTAGACTATACATCAATAGAAGAGATTCCTGAATGgagaagaatgaagaaattggaaaTTCTTAGCTTGGACACATGCACATCACTGAGTAGATTCAGTTTGGTTGGTTGCACAGCATCAGCAACAAAGCTTTCATTAGTGGATATCCATCTTACTCAACTGCCAAagtcaattgaaaatttcaattcactAATTGAGTTACATCTATCGGGATCCAGAATTGAGGAGTTACCTAATTCAATTGGTaacatgaagaatttgaaagtaCTCAAGATGGGCAACAGCTTTGTTAAAAAACTACCTAGTGCCATTGGAATGTTAGAGAAGCTTGAAGAGCTAGAGGTGGGAGGTCCATATTTTGGAGGAGAAATTCCTGGAAATATTGGGAAGTTACAATTTCTAAGAATCTTGGTATTGAGAAGCACAAGAATTTCAGTAGTGCCTCAACTTCCGGAAAGTCTTATCACTCTACACTTTTATACATTCTCAATGGAGATGATGCCCGACCTCTCGAACCTATtaaatttgagaactttgcaGTTGCGAGTTTTTTATGCGGGTCCTTCTAAACTTGAAGAATCTCCAAGTCCTTGGTGGATTGGAAGATTACGCATGCTCAATTTCTTGGATTTGTATACTTCTCGTATCACCAGCCTACCTTCTGATGTTGTTTTCCTTTCTAAGCTAAAGCAACTTCTTCTCCGGTGCCGTAATTTGCAATGCCTACCTAGGTTGCcgacaaatttgtcatatttagGCATTAAGTTTTGCAAGAGAATAAAAACAACCAATGATCTTTCGAATTTGAAAGCATTATTGAatctggaaattcttgattGTGAAGAGCTCATAGAGATTCAAGGCATTGAAGGTTTGGAGAACTTGAGAACATTAAAGCTCTCGACACTTCCATCATTGGCGAAGTTGCTTGATCTGACTAACTTGAAGAAGCTCAAGAAAATTGATCTAAATGATTGTACTAATCTGTTAGAGATTCAAGGGAGTCCAGAATCGTTGGAGATACTTGACATTACAAAGTGTTTCAAACTACAAAGGTTGCCAGATCGATCAAGCTTCAAGAATATAAGAGTTTGGTATATAAACGCACCCGAGAGAGAGATTGGTTTTGACTAA